A stretch of the Thiomicrorhabdus xiamenensis genome encodes the following:
- a CDS encoding ChaN family lipoprotein codes for MKRSTFATWFSILTLSALSLTGCQTTLEQPKRAETAKSLPPPLSNAYSFSIIDSKTQKVLTVPDLAQAIQKSDVVFIGEFHGNHASHLLEMQLQTALYKLRPQQVLSMEMFNRDQQTTLNRYLDNEVGEKYLINEAPAWPNYVGSYRPMIEFAKQHFIPVIAANAAADIVRCIGEHGQTYVNLLHKEEREWIARQAFKDNGDYRQKFYEFMDSMRPMDETHKAKSYAAQLARDNTMAESILKALHDFPQHQVIHLNGSFHSESFLGTVALLKQRRPELKITVITPLGVENPQKPQWTEEDLQLGDYLYLLTRQPKEFQSSVYKRQIRQAMFKNAQQKSEQCRRPE; via the coding sequence ATGAAAAGAAGCACCTTTGCTACGTGGTTTTCCATACTCACATTGAGCGCTTTAAGCCTCACCGGCTGCCAAACAACACTCGAACAACCTAAACGCGCGGAGACGGCCAAATCGCTCCCTCCCCCATTAAGCAACGCCTACAGTTTTTCGATAATCGACAGCAAAACTCAAAAAGTGCTGACTGTCCCCGATCTGGCACAGGCGATCCAAAAAAGCGATGTCGTCTTTATCGGTGAATTTCACGGAAATCACGCCTCCCATCTTCTCGAAATGCAGCTACAGACGGCACTCTACAAACTGCGCCCGCAGCAAGTTCTAAGCATGGAGATGTTCAACCGTGACCAGCAGACGACCCTCAACCGTTATCTGGACAATGAAGTCGGCGAAAAATATCTGATCAACGAAGCGCCAGCCTGGCCCAACTATGTCGGCTCCTATCGACCGATGATCGAATTCGCCAAACAGCATTTTATTCCGGTCATCGCAGCCAATGCGGCAGCGGATATTGTGCGCTGTATCGGCGAGCACGGTCAGACTTATGTCAATCTGCTGCACAAAGAGGAGCGCGAATGGATTGCCCGGCAAGCCTTTAAGGACAATGGCGATTATCGGCAGAAATTTTACGAATTTATGGATTCCATGCGCCCAATGGATGAAACACACAAAGCAAAAAGCTATGCCGCTCAACTGGCTCGGGATAACACTATGGCCGAATCCATTCTTAAAGCGCTGCACGACTTCCCGCAGCATCAGGTTATCCATCTTAACGGCAGTTTCCACAGTGAATCTTTTCTCGGAACCGTTGCGCTACTCAAACAGCGCCGGCCGGAATTAAAGATTACCGTGATCACGCCGCTTGGCGTGGAAAATCCGCAGAAACCTCAATGGACAGAAGAGGATTTACAACTCGGCGATTACCTGTATCTGCTTACCCGACAGCCGAAAGAATTTCAAAGCAGCGTTTATAAACGCCAGATACGTCAGGCAATGTTCAAAAATGCGCAGCAGAAAAGCGAACAGTGTCGCCGCCCCGAGTAA
- a CDS encoding YifB family Mg chelatase-like AAA ATPase has protein sequence MGLARVFSRAIQGMESPRVVVEVHVSSGLPSLTIVGLPEASVKESKERVRSALLNSGFDMPAKRITVNLAPADLPKSGGRYDLAIAMGILIATEQLVPKLPGEIELYGELALTGELREISGLLPSLLQLQEAGQAFIPWHNAVDKQLCAQTGHNGEIRLVENLRQAWMYLNGETPENLSQEPQFTPRVKRYPLCLSDIQGQAQAKRLLEICAAGGHSLLMVGEPGAGKSMLASRLVTLLPSLNEQQALENATICSLAGQKIELESFYHRPFVSPHHSASAAAIIGGGRVPRPGAISLANHGVLFLDELPEFNRDVLEALREPLESGKVEIARVQQHVAYPARVQLVAALNPTPSGYFPDDPLGRCKDTPTQISRYLKKLSGPLLDRIDCHLEVPAVEIEALQSTRPDGETSEQVRKRVETVQARQLARQGCLNSGLNNRQLNKLVGLDTYSQELLQQAVKRFGLSARSYYRIVRLALTIADMQEADSVESAHIAEALSYRLSQKLSELF, from the coding sequence ATGGGTCTGGCAAGAGTTTTCAGTCGCGCCATACAGGGGATGGAGTCTCCCAGAGTGGTCGTCGAGGTTCACGTCAGCTCGGGGCTGCCGAGTCTCACGATCGTCGGTTTGCCGGAAGCATCGGTTAAGGAGAGTAAGGAGCGGGTTCGCAGTGCTTTGCTTAATTCTGGATTCGATATGCCTGCCAAGCGGATTACCGTTAACCTGGCTCCGGCGGATCTGCCGAAAAGCGGCGGACGCTATGATTTAGCGATCGCGATGGGTATTTTGATTGCAACCGAGCAGCTTGTTCCGAAATTACCCGGCGAAATCGAACTTTACGGAGAGCTGGCGTTAACCGGTGAGTTACGCGAGATTAGCGGACTGTTGCCAAGTCTGTTACAACTTCAGGAAGCGGGTCAAGCCTTCATTCCATGGCATAATGCGGTGGACAAACAGTTATGCGCGCAAACCGGCCATAATGGAGAGATCCGACTGGTCGAGAATCTTCGTCAGGCTTGGATGTATCTGAACGGCGAAACGCCGGAGAATTTAAGTCAAGAACCGCAATTTACTCCGCGGGTAAAACGTTATCCGCTCTGTTTATCTGATATTCAAGGGCAGGCGCAAGCAAAGAGATTGTTGGAAATCTGTGCCGCGGGCGGGCACTCTCTGTTGATGGTCGGCGAGCCGGGTGCGGGAAAAAGCATGCTGGCGTCGCGTCTGGTGACGCTGTTGCCGTCTTTAAACGAGCAGCAGGCACTGGAGAATGCGACAATCTGTTCCCTGGCGGGTCAAAAGATTGAATTGGAAAGTTTTTATCATCGTCCTTTCGTCAGTCCGCATCACTCCGCTTCGGCCGCAGCGATTATCGGTGGCGGTAGAGTGCCCAGACCCGGAGCGATTTCCCTAGCCAATCATGGCGTTCTGTTCCTTGACGAATTGCCAGAGTTCAATCGGGATGTACTCGAAGCCTTACGCGAGCCTCTGGAAAGCGGCAAAGTGGAAATTGCTCGAGTTCAACAGCACGTGGCCTATCCGGCACGAGTTCAACTTGTAGCCGCATTAAACCCGACGCCAAGCGGTTATTTTCCGGACGATCCGCTCGGACGTTGTAAAGATACGCCGACGCAGATTTCGCGTTATCTTAAGAAGCTCTCCGGCCCTTTATTGGATCGTATTGACTGTCATCTTGAAGTACCGGCGGTTGAAATCGAAGCCTTGCAGAGTACTCGTCCGGACGGCGAAACCAGTGAACAGGTCCGTAAGCGGGTTGAGACTGTTCAGGCACGGCAGCTTGCACGTCAGGGATGTCTTAATTCAGGATTGAATAACCGGCAATTGAACAAGCTGGTAGGGCTGGATACCTACTCTCAAGAACTATTGCAACAGGCGGTCAAACGTTTCGGGTTGTCTGCGCGCAGTTATTACCGTATCGTGCGTCTGGCGTTGACGATTGCAGACATGCAGGAAGCAGACTCTGTCGAGAGCGCACATATTGCGGAAGCTTTGAGCTACCGTCTTTCACAAAAACTTTCGGAGCTTTTCTAA
- a CDS encoding EAL domain-containing protein, giving the protein MPIHACIKEFHGSQEVFCQILERIQDAAYLTDDQGRILYANPAAGKVFGYERESLLGKKVMDFEPDMTPAKWQAFFLRLQELKEITVNSRYLRPDGMETPVEINSNYLTLEGAEFCIAIARDVSRDYLQSELRSLQSRLSDMVLERDEADLLQYGLDQAEKLTQSEIAFLYFVQSDEQDEALQVCSSRTKEVMGSEFAHYLSEQVGMWVQSYITHESVLCNDFSQYPNKKGMPAWHSEIRRFLTVPLVQKNAVVAVIGVANKLSDYSQNDIDLLSCVTEMIDVYRRRQKSERRVGFDYSHDGLTGVANRQLMMDRVEQSIAEATRHGQSFAVCYMDITGFRRVNNLYGHDFGDSVLQALAKRLQESLRIDDSIARLGGDEFAFVLHQVDSVFHCEQALRRLLQSIIMPFDVMGERVHLTACIGATLYPLDTSDASTLLHHAYQSMYEAKSQEYLNFYIYDPQESALIKSRQTLIQEFPFALREEQFCLYLQPKINLQSLEVMGFEGLIRWRHPQKGLLTPDKFLPELNGTVEEIVLGEWVVERALKKLQIWRKEGLQLSLSINISPRQIQEQTFSDFVLSTLKKYPPDLAEKLEIELLEDSDFEDSDSVLENMRILKEQGIRFLLDDFGTGYASLAHFYNLPFDLLKIDQNFVKRMLDRSDNLDIVEGVLRLSEAIQRPVITEGVESIEIGYMLMKLGSQFAQGYGIARPMPMDRVASWLAEWEQANPWQDLRAEIEDDHLRYDLGVAVFSQRWWVNAIERHLKICCMGEKFSTTYHSGMPELDESKCQFYCWYRGIGKTRYGKTPGYGSLYEQHHEMHELAKQIYKCTEIGDYEQAWSLFAQLKQVSLKIIEQIEGFDA; this is encoded by the coding sequence ATGCCCATTCATGCCTGCATTAAAGAGTTTCATGGGAGTCAGGAAGTCTTCTGTCAAATACTCGAAAGAATTCAGGACGCAGCTTATTTGACCGACGATCAAGGTCGGATTCTGTACGCAAACCCGGCAGCCGGGAAAGTTTTCGGTTATGAACGTGAATCCTTACTCGGTAAAAAGGTCATGGATTTCGAGCCGGATATGACGCCGGCAAAATGGCAGGCATTTTTTCTTCGCCTTCAGGAACTGAAAGAGATTACCGTTAACAGTCGCTATCTGCGACCGGATGGCATGGAAACGCCGGTTGAAATAAATTCCAATTACCTGACCCTTGAAGGTGCCGAATTCTGTATTGCGATTGCTCGGGATGTCAGCCGCGATTATCTGCAATCCGAACTCCGCTCCTTGCAAAGCCGCCTGTCCGATATGGTTCTTGAACGCGATGAAGCAGATTTGTTGCAGTACGGTCTTGATCAGGCTGAAAAACTGACGCAAAGTGAAATCGCCTTTCTGTACTTTGTGCAAAGTGACGAGCAGGATGAGGCATTGCAGGTTTGTTCCAGCCGGACCAAGGAAGTTATGGGCAGTGAATTTGCGCATTACTTGTCCGAACAAGTCGGCATGTGGGTGCAGAGTTACATTACTCATGAGTCCGTGTTGTGTAATGATTTTTCGCAATATCCGAATAAAAAAGGTATGCCGGCGTGGCATTCGGAGATACGGCGTTTTCTGACCGTTCCTCTGGTGCAGAAAAATGCCGTCGTTGCCGTCATTGGTGTGGCCAATAAGCTCAGTGATTACAGTCAGAACGACATCGACTTACTGTCTTGTGTGACCGAAATGATTGATGTCTATCGCCGTCGTCAAAAATCAGAACGACGGGTTGGTTTTGATTATTCTCATGATGGACTGACCGGCGTGGCGAACCGTCAGCTGATGATGGACCGGGTCGAGCAGAGTATTGCGGAAGCGACGCGGCACGGACAGAGTTTTGCTGTCTGTTATATGGATATCACCGGTTTCAGACGGGTGAATAACCTCTATGGGCATGATTTTGGTGACAGTGTTCTACAGGCGCTTGCCAAGCGTTTGCAGGAATCTTTAAGAATCGATGATAGCATCGCCCGTTTAGGTGGGGATGAGTTTGCTTTCGTTCTGCATCAAGTCGACTCTGTATTTCATTGTGAACAGGCTTTAAGAAGGCTTTTACAGAGCATTATCATGCCGTTTGATGTTATGGGTGAACGAGTGCACCTGACGGCCTGTATCGGTGCGACGCTTTATCCTTTGGATACCAGCGATGCCAGTACCCTTCTGCATCATGCTTATCAGAGTATGTATGAAGCTAAGTCCCAGGAATACCTCAATTTCTATATCTATGATCCGCAAGAATCGGCACTGATAAAAAGCCGTCAGACTCTTATTCAGGAATTTCCTTTTGCTTTGCGTGAAGAACAGTTCTGTCTGTATCTGCAACCGAAAATAAACCTGCAAAGCCTTGAAGTGATGGGTTTTGAAGGGCTTATTCGCTGGCGGCATCCGCAAAAAGGCCTTTTAACGCCGGACAAGTTCCTCCCCGAGCTTAACGGGACGGTTGAAGAGATTGTCCTCGGTGAATGGGTGGTCGAAAGGGCCTTGAAAAAGCTTCAGATCTGGCGTAAAGAGGGGCTGCAGCTGTCCTTAAGCATCAATATCAGCCCACGGCAGATTCAGGAACAGACCTTCAGCGATTTTGTCCTGTCAACATTGAAGAAATATCCGCCAGATCTGGCGGAGAAGCTGGAAATCGAATTGCTGGAAGACAGTGATTTTGAGGATAGCGATTCTGTGCTTGAAAACATGCGGATTTTGAAAGAGCAGGGGATTCGTTTTCTGCTGGATGACTTCGGTACAGGCTATGCCTCGCTGGCGCATTTTTATAATTTGCCGTTTGATCTGCTCAAGATCGACCAGAACTTTGTCAAACGCATGCTCGATCGCAGCGATAATCTGGATATTGTGGAAGGCGTTTTACGCCTTTCCGAGGCGATTCAACGACCGGTGATCACTGAAGGTGTCGAATCCATCGAAATCGGCTATATGCTGATGAAACTCGGCAGTCAGTTTGCCCAAGGATACGGCATTGCCCGTCCTATGCCGATGGATCGGGTGGCAAGCTGGCTGGCGGAATGGGAGCAGGCGAATCCCTGGCAGGATCTCCGTGCGGAAATCGAGGATGACCATCTGCGTTATGACCTCGGGGTCGCGGTCTTCAGTCAGCGCTGGTGGGTCAATGCGATTGAGCGTCACCTCAAAATCTGCTGCATGGGGGAAAAGTTTTCCACGACTTACCATTCAGGGATGCCCGAACTGGATGAAAGCAAGTGTCAGTTTTACTGCTGGTACCGAGGTATCGGCAAAACCCGCTACGGTAAAACGCCGGGTTACGGTTCCCTGTATGAACAGCACCATGAAATGCATGAACTGGCCAAACAAATCTATAAATGCACGGAAATCGGCGATTATGAACAGGCTTGGTCGCTGTTCGCCCAGTTGAAGCAGGTAAGCCTTAAAATCATCGAGCAGATTGAGGGGTTTGACGCCTAA
- a CDS encoding S8 family serine peptidase, which translates to MGSRNTLTALASSVLISISLLSSPSFADELRPGIVLYKLNENASAKELKSLNALLHSQGLQQEKVIPDVNIHMAKFAQSGREKAIANILQASGYVKFAEPDYLVAPTLEPNDSDYGLQWHHPAINSPQAWDATTGSHNVLVAVCDTGVDTDHPDLVNNLTFPGFDAHVGFDTNGNVISTDVEDFHGHGTGTAGTLGAVGNNITGVAGVNWDTSILPVRIAISETNSSAYISSMVNCMVYAGQRGAKIVNISYGGISSASINDAATNLRNQGGLLFMSAGNDYNEHPEYPDYTSLVGVGATDQNNVKASFSSYGDYVDVVAPGVSIRTTYINGGYTYYSGTSFSSPMTAGVGALMVAANPAITPDEIENGLFSTATDLGAAGDDNIYGHGLINAQAAINYALNLGNYQPPVADIWTDSTTVSFGTPILFNAGNSYDADGSVVSYHWDFGDGTTADIVDPSHNYQQSGVFEVSLTVTDNDNLSDSATLSIQVTNELPIAVIDPMATSYNLGDTVSFNGYNSYDPDPNGAIVSHEWDFGNGQTASGESVQYSYPAGGLYNATLTVTDNAGASNASSIQIEVIDPSVLLAPSALSATVSGQDVTLNWQDNSANENGFVVERAMKIRGKYTFETIATLGADSTSFTDSVAELGTYQYRVYAFNDSNQVYSDAVLVKVETTSTEPPPPPEPGTLVAPDNLSATLNGSTVTLTWNDNSTDESGFYIERGVKVRGQITYSRVATVGTDTASYSETLASGTYEYRVQAFNDSGTSSYSNSVSVRLK; encoded by the coding sequence ATGGGCTCTCGCAACACTCTTACGGCGCTTGCCTCATCGGTCCTGATTTCAATCAGCCTGCTCTCTTCGCCCTCTTTTGCGGACGAACTCAGACCTGGAATCGTCCTCTATAAACTCAACGAAAATGCCTCGGCAAAAGAATTGAAGAGTCTCAATGCACTGTTGCACAGCCAGGGCTTACAGCAAGAAAAAGTTATTCCGGATGTCAATATTCATATGGCGAAATTCGCACAAAGCGGGCGGGAAAAAGCGATTGCCAACATTCTGCAAGCGAGCGGCTATGTTAAATTTGCTGAACCGGACTATCTCGTTGCTCCGACACTGGAGCCAAATGACTCGGATTACGGCCTTCAATGGCATCATCCGGCGATAAACAGTCCTCAGGCATGGGATGCAACCACGGGTAGTCATAACGTACTGGTAGCGGTGTGCGATACCGGTGTCGATACGGACCACCCGGATCTGGTCAACAATCTTACTTTCCCCGGATTCGACGCTCATGTCGGCTTTGATACCAACGGCAATGTCATTTCGACCGACGTTGAAGATTTCCACGGCCACGGCACGGGAACCGCCGGTACGCTCGGCGCTGTCGGTAATAACATCACAGGCGTCGCCGGTGTGAACTGGGATACCAGTATTCTTCCGGTGCGGATTGCAATCAGCGAAACAAATTCATCTGCCTATATCAGCTCAATGGTCAACTGTATGGTCTATGCCGGTCAACGCGGCGCCAAAATCGTCAATATCAGTTACGGCGGTATATCCTCCGCCTCTATCAATGACGCCGCAACCAATCTGAGAAACCAAGGTGGACTGCTGTTTATGTCTGCCGGTAACGACTACAACGAACACCCGGAATATCCTGATTACACCAGTCTGGTAGGTGTTGGTGCAACCGATCAGAATAACGTCAAAGCCAGCTTTTCCAGCTACGGCGACTATGTCGATGTCGTCGCTCCGGGCGTCAGCATCCGTACCACTTATATTAATGGTGGCTACACCTACTACTCGGGCACCTCTTTCTCCTCACCGATGACGGCGGGGGTTGGTGCGCTTATGGTAGCAGCCAATCCGGCGATTACTCCCGATGAGATCGAAAACGGTCTTTTCTCGACCGCGACCGATTTGGGCGCCGCAGGCGATGACAATATCTATGGACACGGGTTGATCAATGCGCAGGCCGCAATCAATTACGCCCTGAATCTAGGCAATTACCAGCCGCCTGTCGCCGATATCTGGACCGACAGTACAACGGTTTCATTCGGTACGCCGATCTTATTCAACGCGGGAAACTCTTATGATGCCGATGGCTCGGTCGTCAGCTACCACTGGGATTTCGGTGATGGCACAACCGCAGATATTGTTGATCCAAGCCATAACTACCAGCAAAGCGGTGTATTTGAAGTCAGCTTGACCGTTACCGATAACGACAATCTGAGCGATTCTGCGACCCTGTCGATTCAGGTCACCAATGAACTGCCGATTGCGGTCATTGACCCCATGGCGACCAGCTACAATCTCGGCGACACCGTCTCTTTCAACGGCTACAACTCGTATGATCCGGATCCAAACGGTGCGATCGTCAGCCATGAATGGGATTTCGGAAACGGACAAACCGCCAGCGGCGAATCGGTTCAATACAGCTATCCGGCCGGCGGCCTCTATAACGCAACCCTGACCGTCACCGACAATGCCGGAGCCAGTAATGCTTCATCGATTCAGATTGAAGTGATCGATCCGAGCGTACTGCTTGCGCCAAGCGCTCTGAGTGCAACGGTCAGTGGACAGGACGTCACCTTAAACTGGCAGGATAACAGTGCCAATGAAAACGGTTTTGTCGTGGAACGCGCTATGAAAATCCGCGGTAAATATACCTTTGAGACTATCGCCACACTGGGAGCCGACAGTACCAGCTTTACCGACTCGGTTGCCGAACTGGGTACCTATCAATATCGCGTCTATGCGTTCAATGACAGCAACCAGGTTTATTCGGATGCCGTTTTAGTGAAAGTTGAAACCACCTCGACAGAACCGCCACCTCCTCCTGAACCCGGAACACTGGTTGCACCGGACAACTTGTCTGCTACGCTCAATGGAAGCACCGTCACTCTGACGTGGAACGACAATAGCACGGATGAAAGCGGGTTCTATATTGAGCGCGGCGTAAAAGTACGCGGCCAGATCACTTATAGCCGCGTCGCTACCGTCGGCACCGATACTGCGTCCTACAGCGAAACACTCGCTAGCGGAACCTATGAATATCGTGTGCAGGCCTTTAACGACAGCGGAACATCCAGCTATAGCAATAGCGTCAGCGTTCGCTTGAAATAA
- a CDS encoding accessory factor UbiK family protein has product MFNPVQLEEFAKKVAEIIPPGFGDFPEEGKKQVQLNLQRLLEQMDLVSREEFDTQKAVLAKTRAKLDALEKRFEDLEQHNR; this is encoded by the coding sequence ATGTTTAATCCAGTGCAATTAGAGGAGTTTGCCAAAAAAGTAGCGGAAATTATTCCTCCCGGTTTTGGTGATTTTCCCGAAGAAGGCAAGAAACAGGTGCAGTTAAATCTGCAACGTTTACTGGAGCAGATGGATCTGGTTTCCAGAGAAGAATTTGATACGCAGAAAGCGGTTTTGGCTAAAACACGGGCCAAACTGGACGCGTTGGAAAAACGTTTCGAGGATCTGGAGCAGCATAATCGCTGA
- a CDS encoding 2-hydroxyacid dehydrogenase: MKVVSFSCKIYDRQQLCRILPPEWESEYVEPTLDKHTVVYADGADVITAFVNDRLDLEILQILAEYGVKMIALRCAGFNNVDLVAAHDLGIKVARVPAYSPYAVAEHTVGLMLALNRKLYRAYNRVREGNFSLNGMLGFDFYGKTIGIVGAGKIGRLVGKMLKAFGCEVLVYDPYLCKECPDLGLQQVSLEEIYQRSDVISLHCPLTEETNHLVNAESIAKMKKGVMLINTGRGALMDTEALIEGLKSGRIGYLGMDVYEKEGALFFEDHSCEIIQDDAFERLLTFHNVLITGHQAYFTEEALRHIAETTRDNIQALIDGAPLENEIEVC, from the coding sequence ATGAAAGTCGTTTCTTTTAGCTGCAAAATTTACGATCGCCAGCAGTTGTGCCGAATTTTGCCGCCGGAATGGGAATCCGAATATGTCGAGCCGACATTGGATAAGCATACGGTGGTTTATGCCGACGGGGCGGATGTCATTACCGCTTTCGTGAATGATCGCCTGGATCTGGAAATTCTCCAGATTCTGGCGGAGTACGGCGTCAAAATGATCGCCTTACGTTGCGCCGGTTTCAATAATGTCGATCTGGTTGCCGCTCATGATCTGGGGATTAAAGTCGCTCGGGTGCCGGCCTACTCGCCTTATGCGGTCGCTGAACATACCGTCGGTTTGATGCTGGCCCTGAACCGGAAGCTTTACCGCGCCTACAACCGGGTGCGTGAAGGAAATTTCTCTCTGAACGGTATGCTTGGCTTTGACTTTTATGGAAAGACCATCGGGATTGTCGGTGCAGGAAAAATCGGCCGTTTGGTCGGTAAGATGCTTAAAGCGTTTGGTTGCGAGGTTCTGGTGTACGATCCTTATCTCTGCAAAGAGTGCCCGGATCTCGGGTTGCAACAGGTCTCGCTGGAAGAGATTTATCAGCGCAGTGATGTCATCAGTCTGCACTGTCCTTTGACCGAAGAAACCAATCATCTGGTCAATGCCGAGTCGATCGCCAAAATGAAAAAGGGTGTGATGCTGATCAATACCGGTCGTGGAGCATTGATGGATACCGAGGCGCTGATTGAAGGCCTGAAATCCGGGCGGATCGGTTATCTGGGAATGGATGTCTATGAAAAGGAAGGAGCGCTGTTTTTTGAAGACCACTCATGCGAGATTATTCAGGATGACGCCTTTGAGCGGCTTTTGACGTTCCACAATGTGCTGATTACCGGGCATCAGGCGTACTTTACCGAAGAGGCTTTGCGCCATATTGCCGAAACCACCCGGGATAATATTCAAGCGTTGATAGACGGAGCGCCTCTGGAAAATGAAATCGAGGTCTGTTAG
- a CDS encoding sulfite exporter TauE/SafE family protein, protein MVEGIYISALLTGLFGGVHCLGMCGGVVGALTFSLEVKNQASWWRMLPFQLAYNGGRILSYLLIGALFGSLGMLLNSLATLLPFQQLLQVFAGLFMIALGLYLAGWWQGIVVVERIGQGLWQKLAPYAQRMRTVKNIRQAGLYGLVWGWLPCGLVYSMLILALSSGGAFEGAMVMLAFGLGTLPNLLLIGAFAFYFTRLARKTWVKAIAGLSVVVMGLWQIYLAMVVSVN, encoded by the coding sequence ATGGTTGAAGGGATTTATATTTCAGCATTGCTGACCGGATTGTTCGGTGGGGTTCACTGCCTGGGGATGTGCGGCGGTGTGGTCGGCGCTTTGACCTTTAGTCTGGAGGTTAAAAACCAGGCCAGCTGGTGGCGTATGTTGCCGTTTCAGCTTGCTTATAATGGCGGCCGAATTCTCAGTTATCTGCTGATCGGTGCGCTTTTCGGCTCCCTGGGTATGCTGTTGAACTCTTTGGCGACACTTTTGCCGTTTCAGCAGCTGCTGCAGGTTTTTGCCGGACTCTTTATGATTGCGCTCGGACTCTATCTGGCCGGTTGGTGGCAGGGGATTGTGGTTGTCGAACGTATCGGCCAGGGCCTGTGGCAGAAACTGGCTCCCTATGCGCAAAGGATGCGGACGGTTAAAAATATCCGTCAGGCAGGACTGTACGGTTTGGTGTGGGGGTGGCTTCCGTGCGGTTTAGTGTACAGTATGTTGATTCTTGCATTGAGTTCCGGTGGCGCTTTTGAGGGTGCGATGGTCATGCTGGCGTTCGGTTTGGGGACTCTGCCTAATTTGCTTTTGATCGGCGCTTTCGCCTTCTATTTTACCCGTCTGGCACGCAAGACCTGGGTCAAAGCAATTGCCGGTTTGTCGGTTGTGGTAATGGGCTTATGGCAGATCTATCTTGCTATGGTGGTTTCGGTAAATTGA
- a CDS encoding SDR family oxidoreductase: MRKVVITGGNKGIGLALTEKFVEQGDFVTIIARDFSNRENFDYQNHPQVRCVAFDLTKIEQLPALADQIEAIDVLVNNAGLLQPITYDDYPADQRDYALNLNIIAPVQLTTLLEEKLKVPSDYKARVVNNASIAGQIGHPDIWYGIAKAGLINATKAFSKAFQGDIIVNAVAPSPVETDMLDSIPEHRQKAFLQNTISGRFATAQEVADTMFWLATESPEYINGACIDINNGSLPR; encoded by the coding sequence ATGAGAAAGGTCGTTATTACCGGCGGCAATAAAGGAATCGGTCTGGCGCTGACGGAAAAGTTCGTCGAACAAGGCGATTTCGTTACCATTATCGCGCGTGATTTTTCCAACCGCGAAAACTTTGACTATCAGAACCATCCGCAAGTGCGCTGTGTCGCATTCGACCTGACAAAGATCGAACAACTTCCCGCTCTGGCCGATCAGATAGAGGCCATCGACGTTCTGGTCAATAATGCCGGACTTTTGCAGCCGATCACCTATGACGATTACCCTGCCGATCAACGAGACTACGCTCTGAACCTGAACATTATCGCACCGGTGCAGTTAACCACTCTGCTGGAAGAAAAGCTCAAAGTGCCGAGTGACTATAAGGCGCGAGTCGTGAACAATGCGTCCATCGCCGGCCAGATCGGACACCCCGACATCTGGTACGGGATCGCTAAAGCCGGTCTGATCAACGCCACCAAAGCGTTTTCCAAAGCCTTCCAGGGCGATATTATCGTCAATGCCGTCGCACCGAGCCCAGTGGAAACCGATATGCTGGACAGTATTCCCGAACACCGTCAAAAGGCGTTTTTGCAGAATACCATCAGCGGGCGCTTCGCGACGGCACAGGAAGTGGCTGACACCATGTTTTGGCTGGCAACCGAAAGTCCGGAATATATCAACGGCGCCTGCATCGACATCAACAACGGTTCTCTGCCGAGATAA